The Caldilineales bacterium genome has a segment encoding these proteins:
- the nagA gene encoding N-acetylglucosamine-6-phosphate deacetylase, which yields MLYIQNAVLYTPDRRLDDAAVIVDGKRIAAVGPVGETPCPPGAWVVEGAGLILAPGFIDLQFNGAFGYDFTADPTSIWPVAAGLPRYGVTAFLPTIITSPLDRMTGAQEVMADGPDPGWSGATPLGLHLEGPFLNPQKKGAHNPSYLRRPDLGAIAGWSVENHVRLVTLAPELPGALDLVEALVGRGVVVSAGHSMATWEEATAGFAAGIRYGTHLFNAMPPLNHRQPGLAGALLTDPRPVVGYINDGIHTHLSMVDLAWKSLGPRLNLVTDAMAALGVPPGTHLLGDYAVYVDEISCRLADGTLAGSILAMDQALRNLVAWTDCPLPAALATITTTPADLLGLGRERGRIAPGYLADLVLLTPDLRVRATVVEGEVVFGDKETRKQVDKETRQNSQQSTVNNQQSTKNLPLAILRFTQDKLCHLRPATCDPSFHSEPALNGVKGQALPPATCDLPPPRNLHRGRTSSCVGQITVDLALLTR from the coding sequence ATGCTATACATACAAAATGCCGTGCTTTACACGCCCGACCGGCGGCTCGATGATGCGGCGGTCATTGTCGATGGCAAGCGGATTGCGGCGGTGGGGCCGGTCGGCGAGACGCCCTGCCCGCCCGGCGCCTGGGTTGTGGAGGGAGCCGGGCTGATCCTGGCTCCTGGCTTCATCGACCTGCAGTTCAACGGCGCCTTCGGCTACGACTTCACCGCCGACCCGACCAGCATCTGGCCGGTGGCAGCCGGGCTGCCCCGCTACGGCGTCACCGCCTTCCTCCCCACCATCATCACTTCCCCCCTCGACCGCATGACCGGCGCCCAGGAGGTGATGGCCGACGGCCCCGATCCCGGCTGGTCGGGCGCGACCCCGCTCGGCCTGCATCTCGAAGGCCCTTTCCTCAACCCGCAGAAAAAAGGCGCCCACAACCCCTCCTACCTGCGCCGGCCCGACCTGGGCGCCATCGCCGGCTGGTCGGTGGAGAACCACGTGCGGCTGGTGACGCTGGCCCCGGAACTGCCGGGCGCGCTGGACCTGGTCGAGGCGCTGGTTGGCCGCGGGGTGGTGGTCAGCGCCGGGCACAGCATGGCCACCTGGGAGGAAGCGACGGCCGGTTTCGCTGCCGGCATCCGCTATGGCACCCACCTTTTCAACGCCATGCCGCCGCTCAACCATCGCCAACCGGGGCTGGCGGGCGCCCTCCTCACCGACCCGCGCCCCGTAGTCGGTTACATCAATGACGGCATTCACACCCATCTTTCTATGGTCGATCTGGCCTGGAAGAGCCTGGGGCCGCGGCTCAACCTGGTGACGGATGCAATGGCCGCCTTGGGTGTGCCGCCGGGCACGCACCTGCTGGGCGATTACGCTGTCTATGTGGACGAGATCAGCTGCCGCCTGGCCGATGGCACCCTGGCCGGAAGCATCCTGGCTATGGACCAGGCCCTGCGCAACCTGGTCGCCTGGACGGATTGCCCCCTGCCCGCGGCTCTGGCGACCATCACCACCACCCCCGCCGACCTGCTGGGCCTGGGCCGCGAGCGCGGCCGCATCGCCCCCGGCTATCTGGCCGACCTCGTCCTCCTCACGCCCGACCTGCGGGTGCGGGCGACGGTGGTGGAGGGAGAGGTGGTGTTCGGAGATAAGGAGACAAGGAAACAGGTAGACAAGGAAACAAGGCAGAACAGTCAACAATCAACAGTCAACAATCAACAGTCAACGAAGAACCTGCCACTTGCGATCCTTCGTTTCACTCAGGACAAGCTCTGCCATCTGCGACCTGCCACCTGCGATCCTTCGTTTCACTCAGAGCCTGCCCTGAACGGAGTGAAGGGACAAGCTCTGCCACCTGCCACCTGCGACTTGCCCCCCCCTCGTAACCTCCACCGGGGCAGAACGTCATCATGTGTGGGCCAGATCACCGTCGATCTTGCCCTTTTGACGCGTTGA
- a CDS encoding LuxR C-terminal-related transcriptional regulator, with amino-acid sequence MAGEPSVLWTKLAMPSLRERLVSRPRLLDLLERGLNSRLILVAAGVGYGKTTLLSEWSHRHRQQVAWVSIDERDNDLARFLNHLIHSLQAIWSGLGEAVLALMQTPKPPPPPELLTSLVNDLLAANGGQPARSDVILVLDDYHLVDDAGVHQAITFLLEQAPPWFHLCLATRSDPPLPIARLRAREQLTEIREADLRFTFAEVAAFLGQTMGLTLFTDDIAILEERTEGWIAGLQLAALSMRGRSDPSAFVRQFSGEHRHIFDYLTDEVLARQPADVQGFLLDTSILDRLTADLCDAVSGRAGSQAMLERLERENLFVVPLDDERHWYRYHHLFSEQLRHRLQATMPARAPQLHLRASEWYATHARAYEAIGHALAAEHSERVIELIEHEGPTLVMRGEVATLLGWLNALPPAVVQARPRLSLTYAWAHFVTTQIEGIRPHIAAVFRSLDLTPDQVRERSASLSAQERGQVGEALALAALVATYEGEQRGAVRLAEQAFDILPREATAPRIVVSLALGDATRDLDDVAAASQHYAQAIGMSQEIGNTLAAMVMANDLARLQLAQGRLHLAANTYRQVLEWGQNRLQPHYAIGQALVGYGNILREWNRLDQAEGHLLQGIRQCERGGYLRYQIFGQAALARLRLAQHDHEGMLAAAGRARDLALRAGVGRDIAYVEALQARLYLVTPQPQLARALAWVEKAGVATADQPSILHEFAHLTLARVLLMQATHQPSSRRIAEVVALLERLLARAEKSGRIHSVIEILALQSMARHLAGDIPKAMLTIERSLALAEPEGYVRLFVDEGLPMAQVLRHASSRRILPDYVAALLAEFGEHPRSSEVGAPSVAAPLSPRELEVLHLLAAGLSNREIGETLFISPGTVNTHTRKIYEKLEVGNRTQAVARARGLKLLQ; translated from the coding sequence ATGGCCGGCGAACCCTCTGTGCTCTGGACGAAGCTCGCGATGCCGTCGCTGCGCGAACGTCTGGTTTCGCGCCCGCGCTTGCTCGACCTCCTGGAGCGTGGGCTGAACAGCCGGCTGATCCTGGTGGCGGCAGGGGTTGGCTACGGCAAGACGACCCTATTGAGCGAGTGGAGCCACCGCCATCGCCAGCAGGTGGCCTGGGTTTCGATCGATGAGCGGGATAACGACCTTGCCCGTTTTCTAAACCACCTCATTCACTCGCTGCAGGCCATCTGGAGTGGTTTAGGGGAAGCGGTGCTGGCGCTGATGCAGACGCCGAAACCTCCGCCGCCGCCGGAGCTGTTGACGAGTCTGGTCAACGATCTGCTTGCCGCCAATGGGGGGCAGCCGGCCCGAAGCGACGTCATTCTCGTTCTCGATGACTACCATCTTGTCGATGATGCGGGCGTTCACCAGGCCATCACCTTCCTGCTCGAACAGGCGCCGCCCTGGTTCCACCTTTGCCTCGCGACTCGCTCCGACCCGCCTTTGCCCATCGCCCGCTTGCGGGCGCGTGAGCAACTGACCGAGATTCGCGAGGCTGATTTGCGCTTCACCTTCGCTGAGGTCGCCGCCTTTCTCGGCCAGACCATGGGCCTGACCCTGTTCACCGATGACATCGCCATCCTGGAAGAACGCACCGAGGGCTGGATTGCCGGCCTGCAACTGGCGGCGCTGTCGATGCGCGGGCGCAGCGATCCCAGCGCCTTTGTGCGCCAGTTTAGCGGCGAACATCGCCATATCTTCGACTATCTCACCGACGAAGTGTTGGCGCGGCAACCGGCAGACGTGCAAGGATTTCTGCTCGATACCTCCATTCTCGATCGGCTAACCGCCGACCTGTGCGACGCCGTCAGCGGACGAGCGGGCAGCCAGGCGATGTTGGAGCGGCTGGAGCGCGAGAACCTCTTCGTGGTGCCCCTGGATGACGAACGTCATTGGTATCGCTACCATCATCTGTTCTCCGAGCAATTGCGGCATCGGTTGCAGGCCACGATGCCCGCACGAGCGCCACAGTTGCATCTGCGAGCCAGCGAGTGGTACGCGACCCACGCCCGGGCCTACGAGGCCATCGGCCACGCCCTGGCGGCCGAGCACAGCGAGCGCGTGATCGAGCTGATCGAGCATGAAGGGCCTACCCTCGTCATGCGGGGTGAGGTGGCCACCCTGCTTGGCTGGCTGAACGCGCTGCCTCCCGCCGTCGTTCAGGCCCGCCCCCGTCTTTCCCTCACCTATGCCTGGGCGCACTTCGTCACCACCCAAATCGAAGGCATTCGCCCGCACATCGCCGCCGTCTTTCGTTCCCTGGATCTGACGCCCGACCAGGTTCGCGAGCGATCGGCATCGCTCTCAGCGCAAGAACGAGGGCAAGTGGGCGAGGCGCTGGCGCTGGCGGCGTTGGTGGCAACCTATGAGGGCGAGCAACGAGGCGCGGTGCGTCTGGCCGAGCAGGCCTTCGATATCCTGCCCCGTGAGGCCACAGCCCCGCGCATCGTCGTCAGCCTGGCCCTGGGCGACGCCACCCGCGACCTGGATGATGTTGCAGCCGCCAGCCAGCACTATGCGCAGGCGATTGGCATGAGCCAGGAGATCGGCAACACCCTGGCGGCCATGGTGATGGCCAACGATCTGGCGCGGCTGCAACTGGCGCAAGGGCGGCTGCACCTGGCGGCCAATACCTATCGTCAGGTGTTGGAGTGGGGGCAGAATCGGCTGCAGCCGCACTACGCCATCGGCCAGGCGCTGGTGGGCTACGGCAACATTTTGCGCGAGTGGAACCGTCTCGATCAGGCCGAAGGCCATCTGCTGCAAGGGATTCGACAGTGCGAGCGAGGGGGCTATCTGCGCTATCAGATTTTTGGGCAGGCGGCGCTGGCGCGGCTCCGGCTGGCCCAGCATGACCACGAAGGGATGCTGGCTGCGGCCGGCCGGGCGCGCGACCTGGCGCTGCGAGCCGGTGTTGGCCGCGACATTGCCTATGTGGAGGCGTTGCAGGCCCGTCTCTATTTGGTCACCCCGCAACCGCAGTTGGCCAGGGCGCTGGCTTGGGTCGAGAAAGCCGGCGTGGCTACAGCCGACCAGCCGTCGATCCTGCACGAGTTCGCCCATCTTACCCTGGCTCGCGTCCTGCTGATGCAGGCCACCCACCAACCCAGCAGCCGCAGGATCGCCGAGGTCGTCGCCCTGCTGGAACGTCTGTTGGCCAGAGCCGAAAAGTCAGGTCGTATCCACAGCGTGATCGAAATCCTCGCCCTGCAGAGTATGGCGCGGCATCTCGCCGGCGACATCCCCAAGGCCATGCTCACCATCGAGCGCAGCCTGGCCCTGGCCGAGCCGGAGGGCTACGTGCGGCTGTTCGTGGACGAAGGGCTGCCGATGGCGCAGGTGCTGCGCCATGCCAGCTCGCGACGCATCCTGCCCGACTATGTGGCGGCCCTGCTGGCCGAATTTGGCGAGCACCCGCGCTCGTCCGAGGTCGGGGCGCCGTCGGTGGCGGCGCCGCTCAGCCCGCGCGAGCTTGAGGTGCTGCACCTGTTGGCGGCGGGACTTTCCAATCGCGAGATCGGCGAAACGTTATTCATCTCGCCGGGCACCGTGAATACCCACACACGCAAGATCTACGAGAAGCTGGAGGTGGGGAATCGAACCCAAGCGGTGGCGCGGGCGCGGGGGCTGAAGCTGCTTCAGTAG
- a CDS encoding aminotransferase class III-fold pyridoxal phosphate-dependent enzyme has protein sequence MAHPVVEHISQRYLDRTPGSRHSDEQAKRYLPGGDTRFSTYYFPYPTYMARGDGYRLYDIDGNEYLDFVNNYTTLIHGHAYPPVVEIIREQAPEGLVFSSAATIQAELAQVLCERVPCYDLVRFTNSGTEATMMAMRAARAFTGKDVILKIDGGYHGTHDFAEVNQMPDLHSNGLPQPHVEGAGIPACVLDGIMVMPYNDLDATETILSQHAGKIAAIIVEPILGAGGGITPKPGYLQGLRDLADRFGVLLIFDEIISFRFSLGGFQAIEGVMPDLTTLGKIIGGGFAIGAFGGKREIMARFDPAHPQVIRHAGTFNGHNLTMAAGLATLQGYDQAAVDHINHLGERLKAGFNQAFQEMGIVGQAVGFGSVLILHWTGQPLSNSREWVTSAIAAKELPKLLLLEMLNQGVFSVSRGMFALSTPMTEAVIDRAVEAFARTLATVKPYVADVTPHLLM, from the coding sequence ATGGCCCATCCCGTTGTCGAACACATCAGCCAACGCTATCTCGACCGCACCCCCGGCTCGCGCCATAGCGACGAACAGGCCAAACGCTACCTGCCCGGTGGCGACACCCGTTTCTCGACCTATTACTTCCCCTACCCCACCTACATGGCGCGGGGCGATGGCTATCGCCTCTACGACATCGACGGCAACGAGTACCTCGATTTCGTCAACAACTACACCACCCTCATCCACGGCCACGCCTACCCGCCGGTGGTGGAGATCATCCGCGAGCAGGCGCCGGAGGGGCTGGTCTTCTCCTCGGCGGCGACCATCCAGGCCGAGCTGGCCCAGGTGCTGTGCGAGCGCGTGCCCTGCTACGACCTGGTGCGCTTCACCAACTCAGGCACCGAGGCGACGATGATGGCCATGCGCGCGGCCCGCGCCTTCACCGGCAAGGATGTCATCCTCAAGATCGACGGCGGCTATCATGGCACCCACGATTTCGCCGAGGTCAACCAGATGCCCGACCTGCACAGCAACGGCCTGCCGCAGCCGCATGTGGAGGGCGCCGGCATCCCGGCCTGCGTGCTCGACGGCATCATGGTCATGCCCTACAACGACCTGGACGCAACCGAGACCATCCTCAGCCAGCACGCCGGCAAGATCGCCGCCATCATCGTCGAGCCGATCCTGGGCGCGGGCGGCGGCATCACCCCCAAGCCCGGCTATTTGCAGGGGCTGCGCGACCTGGCCGACCGCTTCGGCGTGCTGCTCATCTTCGACGAGATCATCTCCTTCCGCTTCAGCCTGGGCGGGTTCCAGGCCATCGAGGGGGTCATGCCCGACCTGACCACCCTGGGCAAGATCATCGGCGGCGGCTTCGCCATCGGCGCCTTCGGCGGCAAGCGTGAGATCATGGCCCGCTTCGACCCGGCCCACCCCCAGGTCATCCGCCACGCCGGCACCTTCAACGGCCACAACCTGACCATGGCCGCCGGCCTGGCTACCCTGCAGGGCTACGACCAGGCCGCCGTCGACCACATCAACCATTTGGGCGAGCGCCTGAAGGCCGGCTTCAACCAGGCGTTCCAGGAGATGGGCATTGTCGGCCAGGCGGTGGGCTTCGGGTCGGTGCTGATCCTCCACTGGACCGGCCAGCCGCTCTCCAACTCGCGCGAGTGGGTGACCAGCGCCATCGCGGCCAAAGAACTGCCCAAACTGCTGTTGCTGGAGATGCTCAACCAGGGCGTGTTCTCGGTCAGCCGCGGCATGTTCGCCCTCTCCACCCCCATGACCGAGGCGGTCATCGACCGGGCCGTTGAAGCCTTCGCCCGCACCCTGGCCACGGTCAAACCCTACGTGGCCGATGTCACGCCGCACCTGCTGATGTAG
- a CDS encoding amidohydrolase family protein, with protein sequence MPADLVIHGGVLIDPAHGIYGPHDLAITGGRVSEVTAAAIPPTAGRQSLDARGLLVTPGLIDLHAHVAETIIDLGVAPDRAGVQAGVTTVVDAGSTGYATFAAFRRFVLSPASSDVFCFLHLSPVGEAVLPEVGYQAIDQAAMLAVIDRNREVIKGIKLRAVANVIGRADFDAVATARALADAAGLPLMVHLGIGLDERTPPDEVITAFLRRLLAALRPGDILTHVYTPKPGGVIGPDGATLPEFRQAVARGVLLDVAAAAGHLSFETARAGLAQGLLPTTLSTDITSLIAGRPHFASLTVLMSKFLALGLSLEQVVAMTTLGPARALNETHRRGSLGIGMPADITLLERLTGEFVFADGRAGHAIAGREMLIPRLVIKAGVPHEIAPDLRDPNNLLLTDPRMHP encoded by the coding sequence ATGCCCGCTGACCTCGTCATCCACGGCGGCGTCCTCATCGACCCCGCCCACGGCATCTACGGCCCCCACGACCTCGCCATCACCGGCGGCAGGGTGAGCGAGGTGACGGCGGCCGCTATCCCGCCAACAGCCGGCCGCCAGAGCCTCGACGCCCGCGGCCTGCTGGTCACGCCCGGCCTGATCGACCTGCACGCCCATGTGGCCGAGACGATCATCGACCTGGGCGTGGCCCCCGACCGGGCCGGGGTGCAGGCCGGGGTGACGACGGTGGTGGACGCTGGCAGCACCGGCTACGCCACCTTCGCCGCTTTCCGTCGCTTCGTCCTGTCGCCGGCCAGCAGCGATGTCTTCTGTTTCCTGCACCTCTCGCCGGTGGGCGAGGCCGTGTTGCCGGAGGTCGGCTACCAGGCCATCGACCAGGCCGCCATGCTGGCCGTCATCGACCGCAACCGCGAGGTCATCAAGGGCATCAAGCTGCGGGCGGTGGCCAATGTGATCGGCCGGGCGGACTTCGATGCCGTGGCCACGGCCCGCGCGCTGGCCGACGCCGCCGGCCTGCCGCTGATGGTGCACCTGGGCATCGGCCTGGACGAACGAACGCCGCCGGATGAGGTGATCACGGCCTTCCTGCGGCGGCTGCTGGCGGCGCTGCGCCCCGGCGACATCCTCACCCACGTCTATACGCCCAAACCGGGCGGCGTCATCGGCCCGGACGGCGCCACCCTGCCGGAGTTCAGGCAGGCGGTGGCGCGGGGCGTGCTGCTGGATGTGGCCGCAGCTGCGGGGCACCTGAGCTTCGAGACGGCGCGGGCCGGCTTGGCCCAGGGCCTCTTGCCCACCACGCTCAGCACCGATATCACGTCCCTGATCGCCGGCCGGCCCCACTTTGCCAGCCTGACCGTGCTGATGTCCAAGTTCCTGGCCCTGGGCCTGAGCCTGGAGCAGGTCGTGGCCATGACCACCCTCGGCCCCGCCCGCGCCCTGAACGAGACCCACCGCCGCGGCAGCCTGGGCATCGGCATGCCGGCCGACATCACCCTGCTGGAGCGACTGACAGGCGAGTTCGTCTTCGCCGACGGCCGGGCCGGCCACGCCATCGCCGGCCGGGAAATGCTCATCCCCCGGCTGGTGATCAAGGCCGGGGTCCCGCACGAGATCGCCCCCGATCTGCGCGACCCGAACAACCTGCTTCTCACTGACCCAAGGATGCACCCATGA
- a CDS encoding 3-keto-5-aminohexanoate cleavage protein, with amino-acid sequence MKDKVVITCALTGGAPIKQTNPAAPYTTAEYVREAKRAEEAGAAVLHLHFRQPDTGDPTSEPAIMQEVLDAISAETKMLINLSTGIIPIAPLTERKRPIQYHAPDLASLNPGSMNFCIVNHRDGGIIYDWTYVNPFAATIEFGTLMKEKGIKPELECFDIGHIHNVHFFIKHYDFLVFPLHFSFVFGVAGGMAFAPDVLSACIHALPPGSTWQGIGIGPFSFPVAMASAIHGGHLRVGFEDSIFVDYTTKRLAKSNGELVEKAVEIARLAGREVASPDEARLILNLPSRNGA; translated from the coding sequence ATGAAAGACAAAGTCGTCATCACCTGCGCCCTGACCGGTGGGGCGCCGATCAAACAGACCAATCCCGCCGCACCCTACACCACCGCCGAATATGTGCGCGAGGCAAAACGGGCCGAAGAAGCCGGCGCCGCCGTCCTCCACCTCCACTTCCGCCAGCCCGACACCGGCGACCCCACCAGCGAACCGGCCATCATGCAAGAGGTGTTGGACGCCATCAGCGCCGAGACGAAGATGCTGATCAACCTGAGCACGGGCATCATCCCCATCGCCCCCCTCACCGAGCGCAAGCGGCCCATCCAATATCACGCCCCCGACCTGGCCTCGCTCAACCCCGGCTCGATGAACTTTTGCATCGTCAACCACCGCGACGGCGGCATCATCTACGACTGGACCTATGTCAATCCCTTTGCCGCCACCATCGAATTCGGCACGCTGATGAAGGAGAAGGGGATCAAACCGGAATTGGAGTGTTTCGACATCGGGCACATCCACAACGTTCACTTCTTCATCAAACATTACGATTTTCTGGTCTTCCCGCTGCATTTCTCGTTCGTGTTCGGGGTGGCGGGCGGCATGGCCTTTGCGCCCGATGTGCTCAGCGCCTGCATCCACGCCCTGCCGCCCGGCTCCACCTGGCAGGGCATCGGCATTGGGCCGTTCTCCTTCCCGGTGGCTATGGCCTCGGCCATCCACGGCGGCCATCTCCGCGTCGGCTTCGAGGACAGCATCTTCGTCGATTACACGACCAAGCGGCTGGCGAAGAGCAACGGCGAGTTGGTAGAGAAAGCGGTGGAGATCGCCCGGCTGGCCGGTCGCGAGGTCGCCTCGCCCGACGAAGCGCGGCTCATCCTCAACCTGCCGTCGCGGAACGGCGCCTGA
- a CDS encoding lactate racemase domain-containing protein, which translates to MIEIRWRAWHGDATLPLDFPAGWQVTAAPMPDAPALTPAEVEAALRHPIGSLPLAELAAGRRRAVIVVEDITRPLETAALLPLILADLSAAGLRHDDISLLIALGSHTPLERPDLVAKLGRETLARHVVRQNSPHENQHYLGQTTRGTPIHLSGFYLQADLRLALGSITPQAYAGFGGGAKTVAVGAAGIETLHANHRAALQDGPHAGQVGDVACRLDLEEIAGVAGVDFIIDGVVNSRRQLAGLFAGDVVAAHRAGVAFAQRIYATPLPPPADIAIFNAYPKDTNLLQSVNAFNIANFDPDRVMHRHGSAVVITAACDGAGLNYLESPGMRGELRLSKEMMRLGPHGLIIFSPNLASLEARHLYPDDTVVFETWPQVVAELERRHGPSATVNVYPYSALQVASVP; encoded by the coding sequence ATGATCGAGATCCGTTGGCGCGCCTGGCATGGCGACGCAACCCTCCCCCTCGATTTCCCGGCTGGCTGGCAGGTGACCGCGGCGCCCATGCCCGACGCGCCGGCGCTCACCCCGGCCGAGGTCGAGGCTGCCCTGCGCCACCCCATCGGCAGCCTGCCGCTGGCCGAGTTGGCCGCCGGCCGGCGCCGTGCCGTGATCGTGGTCGAAGACATCACCCGCCCGCTAGAGACCGCCGCCCTGCTGCCGCTCATCCTGGCCGACTTGTCAGCTGCCGGGCTGCGCCACGACGACATCAGCCTGCTGATCGCCCTCGGCAGCCACACGCCCCTGGAACGGCCCGATCTGGTGGCCAAGTTGGGCCGCGAGACGCTGGCCCGGCACGTCGTCCGCCAGAACTCGCCGCACGAGAACCAACACTATCTGGGCCAGACGACCCGCGGCACCCCGATCCATCTCAGCGGCTTCTACCTGCAAGCCGACCTGCGCCTGGCCCTGGGCAGCATTACGCCGCAGGCCTACGCCGGTTTCGGCGGCGGGGCCAAGACGGTGGCCGTGGGCGCCGCCGGGATCGAGACCCTCCACGCCAACCATCGGGCCGCCTTGCAGGACGGCCCCCACGCCGGTCAGGTCGGGGATGTCGCCTGCCGGCTGGACCTGGAGGAGATCGCCGGCGTCGCCGGCGTCGATTTCATCATCGATGGCGTCGTCAACTCCCGCCGCCAACTGGCCGGGCTGTTTGCCGGCGATGTCGTTGCCGCCCACCGCGCCGGCGTCGCCTTTGCCCAGCGCATCTATGCCACACCCCTGCCGCCGCCGGCCGACATCGCCATCTTCAACGCCTATCCCAAAGACACCAACCTGCTGCAATCGGTCAACGCCTTCAACATTGCCAACTTCGACCCCGACCGGGTGATGCACAGACACGGCTCGGCCGTGGTCATCACCGCCGCCTGCGATGGGGCCGGGCTAAACTACCTGGAAAGCCCCGGCATGCGCGGCGAGCTGCGCCTGAGCAAGGAGATGATGCGGCTGGGGCCGCACGGGCTGATCATCTTCTCGCCCAACCTGGCCAGCCTGGAAGCCCGCCATCTCTATCCCGACGACACGGTTGTGTTCGAGACCTGGCCCCAGGTCGTGGCCGAACTCGAGCGCCGCCATGGCCCGTCCGCCACAGTCAACGTCTATCCCTACTCGGCTTTGCAGGTAGCATCAGTCCCGTAG
- a CDS encoding S9 family peptidase: MTPTPPLPPIAPEDLFRLHFVQNGRLSPDASAVAYSVSFTDPASDADRAAIWLQALAGGEPRQLTTGRAYDTNPQWSPDGSTLAFRSNREGRMQIYLLPADGGEARQLTYLPQGVGDDFAWSPDGRWMAFSAGPSRPAFDPNRPYRLTRAMYRLDGMGYVDNAIHDLYAIASAGGEPVQLTHDACHNTRPVWSPDGKGILYEVTLFPNSYRFFPALWLVGFEDGRAGEKWPLVEEWGFVRAAAWLPDGSRVAFIGNRHVPFGTPSHLWLIDRGGGEPECRTAAIPYDVGKELQPDMPCLELAEPLLLVAPDGHFAFMRVSTGGRMRTFRVALAGPESWEEVLPEGERSDLPLDLQSGRLLMAVSTLHDPNDLIVADAWGKDERRLTCVNADFLASRALPSAERLSFASSDGQAIEGWFLRPALAEPPYPTVLLIHGGPHQSWGHIYGFDAQMLAGAGYGVLLINYRGSAGYGGDFSTQINGNLGELEYADLMAGVDYAIALGLADPDRLGVCGLSYGGFLSCWIVGHTDRFKAAVPENPIANRISWYGVADMGLSHLESVGGHLHDVPERYWACSPITYAQRCTTPTLLIQSEHDWRCPAEQSEQFYTILRSHGCVAEMLRLPHMPHMASAGGPPFIRRAQNEALLDWMQRYL; the protein is encoded by the coding sequence ATGACCCCCACCCCACCCCTCCCGCCCATCGCCCCGGAAGACCTCTTCCGGCTGCACTTCGTGCAGAACGGCCGCCTGTCGCCCGACGCTTCGGCCGTGGCCTACAGCGTTTCGTTCACCGATCCGGCCAGCGACGCCGACCGGGCGGCGATCTGGCTGCAAGCGTTGGCAGGCGGCGAACCCCGCCAACTGACGACCGGCCGCGCCTACGACACCAACCCGCAATGGTCGCCCGACGGCAGCACCCTGGCTTTCCGCTCCAATCGCGAGGGCAGGATGCAGATCTACCTGCTGCCGGCCGATGGCGGCGAGGCCCGGCAACTGACCTACCTGCCGCAGGGGGTGGGCGACGACTTCGCCTGGTCGCCCGATGGCCGCTGGATGGCCTTCAGCGCCGGCCCAAGCCGGCCGGCTTTCGACCCCAACCGGCCGTATCGCCTCACCCGCGCCATGTACCGGCTCGACGGCATGGGCTATGTCGACAACGCCATCCATGACCTCTACGCCATCGCCTCTGCCGGCGGCGAGCCGGTTCAACTGACGCACGACGCCTGCCACAACACCCGCCCGGTCTGGTCGCCTGACGGCAAGGGCATTCTCTACGAGGTGACGCTGTTCCCCAACTCGTATCGCTTCTTCCCGGCCCTGTGGCTGGTTGGCTTCGAGGATGGCCGGGCGGGTGAGAAGTGGCCGCTGGTGGAGGAGTGGGGCTTTGTCCGCGCCGCCGCCTGGCTGCCCGACGGCAGCCGCGTGGCCTTCATCGGCAACCGCCACGTGCCCTTCGGCACGCCCAGTCACCTGTGGCTGATCGACCGTGGCGGCGGCGAGCCGGAGTGCCGCACGGCCGCCATTCCCTACGACGTGGGCAAGGAGCTCCAGCCCGACATGCCCTGCCTGGAACTGGCCGAGCCGCTCCTGCTGGTCGCGCCCGACGGTCACTTTGCGTTCATGCGCGTCAGCACCGGCGGCCGAATGCGCACCTTCCGCGTCGCCCTGGCCGGGCCGGAAAGCTGGGAGGAGGTGTTGCCAGAGGGCGAGCGCAGCGATCTGCCGCTGGACTTGCAGAGCGGGCGGCTGCTCATGGCCGTCTCGACCCTGCACGACCCCAACGACCTGATCGTGGCCGATGCCTGGGGCAAGGACGAACGGCGGTTGACCTGTGTCAACGCCGACTTTCTGGCCTCCCGCGCCCTGCCCTCGGCCGAGCGCCTGAGTTTCGCCAGCAGCGACGGCCAGGCCATCGAGGGCTGGTTCCTGCGGCCGGCGCTGGCTGAGCCGCCCTACCCCACCGTCCTGCTCATCCACGGCGGGCCGCACCAAAGCTGGGGTCACATCTACGGCTTCGACGCCCAGATGCTGGCCGGGGCCGGCTACGGCGTCTTGCTGATCAACTACCGCGGCTCGGCCGGCTACGGCGGCGATTTCAGCACCCAGATCAACGGCAACCTGGGCGAGCTGGAATACGCCGACCTGATGGCGGGCGTCGATTACGCCATCGCCCTGGGTCTGGCCGACCCCGACCGCCTGGGCGTGTGCGGTCTCTCCTATGGCGGCTTCCTCTCCTGCTGGATCGTCGGCCACACCGACCGTTTCAAGGCGGCTGTGCCCGAAAACCCGATCGCTAATCGCATCAGCTGGTACGGCGTGGCCGACATGGGGCTGAGCCATCTCGAGTCGGTGGGCGGGCATCTGCATGATGTCCCGGAGCGATACTGGGCCTGCTCACCCATCACCTATGCCCAACGCTGCACCACTCCCACCCTGCTGATCCAAAGCGAACACGACTGGCGCTGCCCGGCCGAGCAGTCCGAGCAGTTCTACACCATCCTCAGAAGCCACGGCTGCGTGGCCGAGATGCTGCGTCTGCCCCACATGCCGCATATGGCCTCGGCCGGCGGCCCACCCTTCATCCGCCGCGCCCAGAACGAGGCGCTGCTGGACTGGATGCAACGCTATCTGTGA